The genomic DNA TTTTCATTTGCTTTTTATTTCAAAATGCTTACAATGTGATTTTAAGGAGGCGCAATGCTGTTATGAAGGTAAATAAAACATTATATGTACTGTGTGCCATTTTCTTAGGTGGTGTTGGTATTCATAAATTCTATGCCGACAAAGTAATTCAAGGTGTGTTACATCTATTATTCTTTTGGACGTTTATTCCAACTATTATTTCAATTATTCATGGGATATTAGTGATATTTAATACAAAAGCAGATAAAGATGGCTATATTATTATTCCTAGAAAAAATTAACAAATTCAAAGTTATTCGTTGATTCAGTAAATGCTACGATTTTCTAGTTTAATTTTTATCTTTAATTCTTT from Staphylococcus taiwanensis includes the following:
- a CDS encoding TM2 domain-containing protein, with the translated sequence MKVNKTLYVLCAIFLGGVGIHKFYADKVIQGVLHLLFFWTFIPTIISIIHGILVIFNTKADKDGYIIIPRKN